Proteins from a single region of Polynucleobacter sp. KF022:
- the secG gene encoding preprotein translocase subunit SecG, which yields MEWFKTLLIVLQVISALAVILLVLLQQGKGADMGAAFGSGSSGSLFGASGSANFLSHATAIFAAVFFISTLGITWIGNKKEVSPGVLSGTVAPVVAPAAPVAPVQDPSKPAVPK from the coding sequence GTGGAATGGTTTAAGACTTTATTGATCGTATTGCAGGTAATCTCAGCTTTGGCTGTGATTCTCTTGGTTCTGTTGCAGCAGGGCAAAGGCGCCGATATGGGTGCAGCCTTTGGTTCTGGCTCTTCTGGCAGCCTCTTTGGCGCTAGTGGCTCAGCCAACTTCCTTTCTCATGCGACAGCTATTTTTGCTGCTGTTTTCTTTATCAGCACCCTGGGTATTACCTGGATTGGCAATAAGAAAGAAGTGAGCCCCGGCGTTCTTTCTGGAACAGTAGCCCCAGTAGTGGCTCCAGCTGCTCCTGTTGCTCCAGTTCAAGACCCAAGTAAGCCAGCAGTTCCTAAGTAA
- the ilvN gene encoding acetolactate synthase small subunit translates to MRHIISVLIENEPGALSRVVGLFSARGYNIDTLSVAPTEDPSLSRMTIVTFGSDDVIEQITKHLNRLVEVVKVFDLSEGPHIERELMMIKVRAVGKEREELKRTTDIFRGRIIDVTDKSYTIELTGDGAKLDAFIDSIDRASILETVRSGGSGIGRGERILKV, encoded by the coding sequence ATGCGCCATATTATTTCTGTACTGATTGAGAACGAGCCGGGCGCATTGTCACGCGTTGTAGGTCTTTTTTCTGCGCGCGGTTACAACATTGATACTTTAAGTGTGGCGCCAACTGAAGATCCATCTTTGTCCCGTATGACTATCGTTACCTTTGGTTCCGACGATGTCATTGAGCAAATCACTAAACACTTAAACCGCTTGGTTGAGGTTGTTAAGGTATTTGATTTGAGTGAAGGTCCTCATATTGAGCGCGAGCTCATGATGATCAAGGTGCGCGCTGTAGGTAAAGAGCGTGAAGAGCTTAAGCGTACAACCGATATCTTCCGTGGTCGCATTATTGATGTGACAGACAAGAGTTACACCATTGAGTTAACGGGTGATGGTGCCAAGTTGGATGCCTTTATTGATTCGATCGATCGCGCATCGATTTTGGAAACTGTCCGCTCTGGCGGTTCCGGAATTGGTCGCGGAGAACGCATCCTCAAGGTTTAA
- a CDS encoding 2-isopropylmalate synthase: protein MSDKVIIFDTTLRDGEQSPGASMTKDEKVRIARQLERLKVDVIEAGFAASSEGDFQAISAVAAAVKDSIVCSLARANDKDITRAADALQAANAKRIHAFLATSPLHMAVKLRMSPEEVLEQAKRSIRFARNLASDIEFSAEDGYRSEMDFLCRVVEAVINEGASTINIPDTVGYATPELYGEFIKTLRTRVPNSDKAVWSVHCHNDLGMAVANSLAGVKIGGARQIECTINGLGERAGNTALEEIVMSLRTRKDYFDMVCGIDATQIVPASKLVSQITGFVVQPNKAVVGANAFAHTSGIHQDGILKNRDTYEIMRAEDVGWSANKIVLGKLSGRNAFKQRLQELGITVEAEADLNEAFTRFKSLADQKSEIFDEDIIAIMSDSSAAEEGEHYKFISLSQHSETGERPKSRVTFRMGDKEISSEAEGNGPVDASLNAIEGIAKSGAEQLLYSVNAITSGTQSQGEVTVRLAKGGRIVNGVGTDPDIIAASAKAYLSALNKLHDPSQAKLNAQMTP, encoded by the coding sequence ATGAGCGACAAAGTAATCATTTTTGATACCACCTTGCGTGATGGCGAACAGTCACCTGGCGCATCAATGACTAAAGACGAAAAAGTACGGATTGCCCGTCAGTTAGAGCGTCTTAAGGTTGATGTAATCGAGGCTGGCTTTGCAGCAAGCTCTGAAGGTGATTTCCAGGCGATATCTGCTGTTGCTGCTGCCGTTAAGGACTCTATTGTGTGCTCTTTAGCCAGAGCAAATGATAAGGACATCACTCGTGCCGCTGACGCATTGCAAGCCGCCAATGCCAAACGAATTCATGCATTCTTGGCAACCAGCCCTCTGCATATGGCTGTGAAGTTGCGCATGTCTCCAGAAGAGGTATTGGAGCAAGCGAAACGTTCTATTCGTTTTGCACGTAATTTGGCTTCCGATATTGAATTCTCTGCTGAGGATGGCTATCGTTCAGAAATGGATTTCTTATGCAGAGTAGTTGAGGCGGTCATTAATGAAGGCGCATCAACAATCAATATTCCGGATACCGTAGGTTACGCAACTCCTGAGTTGTATGGAGAGTTTATTAAGACCTTGCGTACTCGAGTTCCAAACTCAGATAAAGCAGTGTGGTCTGTGCATTGCCATAACGACTTAGGTATGGCGGTGGCTAACTCTTTGGCTGGCGTCAAGATTGGTGGAGCTCGTCAAATCGAGTGCACGATTAACGGCTTGGGTGAACGTGCAGGCAATACTGCATTAGAAGAAATTGTGATGTCATTGCGCACTCGTAAAGACTATTTTGATATGGTTTGCGGTATTGATGCTACACAAATTGTCCCAGCATCTAAATTAGTTTCTCAAATTACCGGCTTTGTTGTGCAGCCTAATAAGGCGGTGGTTGGTGCAAATGCTTTTGCACATACTTCAGGCATCCATCAGGATGGCATCTTAAAAAACCGCGACACCTATGAAATTATGCGTGCGGAAGATGTGGGTTGGTCTGCAAATAAAATTGTTTTGGGTAAATTGTCGGGCCGCAATGCCTTTAAGCAACGCTTACAAGAATTGGGTATTACGGTTGAAGCTGAAGCTGATTTGAACGAAGCATTTACTCGTTTTAAATCATTGGCGGATCAGAAGTCAGAGATTTTTGACGAAGATATTATTGCCATTATGTCTGATTCTTCTGCGGCAGAAGAGGGCGAGCATTACAAATTTATTTCATTGAGCCAACACTCTGAAACTGGTGAGCGTCCTAAGTCACGTGTGACTTTCCGCATGGGTGACAAAGAGATTAGCTCGGAAGCAGAAGGTAACGGTCCAGTTGATGCTAGCTTGAATGCTATTGAAGGCATTGCTAAGAGTGGAGCAGAGCAGTTGCTTTATTCGGTTAATGCGATTACTTCAGGAACGCAATCGCAAGGCGAAGTGACCGTGCGTTTAGCAAAAGGTGGCCGTATTGTGAATGGTGTTGGTACTGACCCTGACATCATTGCCGCTTCTGCGAAAGCGTATTTATCAGCCTTGAATAAATTGCATGATCCAAGCCAGGCTAAGCTCAATGCGCAGATGACGCCATAA
- a CDS encoding NADH-quinone oxidoreductase subunit A produces MNLANYFPVLLFILVGIGVGLVPMFLGKILAPSKPDAEKLSPYECGFEAFEDARMKFDVRYYLIAILFILFDLETAFLFPWGVALRDIGWLGYASMVIFLLEFIVGFVYIWKKGALDWE; encoded by the coding sequence TTGAATCTCGCTAATTACTTTCCTGTTCTGCTTTTTATCCTCGTAGGTATTGGGGTGGGATTAGTCCCCATGTTCCTCGGAAAAATTTTGGCTCCTTCGAAGCCTGACGCTGAAAAACTCTCTCCATATGAGTGCGGTTTTGAAGCATTCGAAGATGCGCGTATGAAGTTCGACGTGCGCTACTACTTAATCGCCATTCTCTTCATCCTGTTTGACTTAGAAACCGCATTCCTATTCCCATGGGGTGTAGCTCTACGTGATATTGGATGGCTTGGCTACGCCTCTATGGTGATTTTCTTATTGGAATTCATTGTGGGATTCGTATATATCTGGAAAAAGGGCGCTCTCGACTGGGAGTGA
- a CDS encoding YSC84-related protein, translated as MNTPVFAQFSNPFASDKTVAQQQQDILTKNEQTLKRLYSVEPKAKELIEKSAGYATFSNFGMKILIAGGGTGSGVVISKDKKPVYMNMAEVQAGLGLGIKSFQNIFIFQNDAAMNEFVNSGWTFGGQVTAAAKYEKDGGAYQDATVVAPGVLMYQLTDSGLAAEITGKGTKYYKNTDLNK; from the coding sequence ATGAACACCCCTGTTTTTGCCCAGTTTTCAAATCCCTTTGCTTCAGACAAGACGGTTGCCCAGCAACAACAGGACATTTTGACTAAGAACGAACAAACTCTAAAGCGGCTGTATTCCGTTGAGCCAAAAGCTAAAGAGTTAATCGAGAAATCTGCTGGATACGCGACGTTTAGTAATTTTGGAATGAAAATTTTGATTGCCGGCGGCGGCACGGGCAGCGGCGTAGTCATCAGCAAAGATAAAAAGCCGGTTTATATGAATATGGCTGAGGTCCAAGCAGGACTAGGCCTCGGCATCAAGTCCTTTCAGAACATTTTCATTTTTCAAAATGATGCAGCCATGAATGAATTCGTGAATTCAGGCTGGACTTTTGGTGGTCAAGTAACTGCTGCCGCCAAGTATGAAAAAGATGGTGGCGCTTATCAGGATGCAACGGTTGTTGCGCCTGGGGTCTTAATGTATCAACTCACTGACTCCGGCCTTGCCGCTGAAATCACCGGCAAGGGCACGAAGTACTATAAAAATACTGACCTAAATAAGTAA
- the pnp gene encoding polyribonucleotide nucleotidyltransferase: MTMFKKAVKSFQWGNHQVTMETGEIARQSGGAVIVNVDDTVVMGTVVASKSAKPGQSFFPLTVDYLEKTYAAGKIPGGFFRREGRPSEGETLISRLIDRPLRPLFPEGFLNEVQVVVHVLSINPDVPADIPALIAASAALAVSGIPFAGPVGAARVGYANGQYLLNPTRTEQATSELDLIVAGTQAAVLMVESEANQLSEEVMLGAVVYGHDQMQTAINAINDLVREAGKPEWDWTAAPKDEPFIAKVTALAEAPLREAYQIRQKGARSDKLKEISKEVMAKLSEEGDVDAVAVSDIMFEIEAKIVRSQILNGEPRIDGRDTRTVRPIEIRNGVLPRTHGSALFTRGETQALVVATLGTARDEQIIDALEGEYRDRFMFHYNMPPFATGETGRVGSPKRREIGHGRLAKRALIPVLPSAEDFAYSIRVVSEITESNGSSSMASVCGGCLAMMDAGVPVKAHVAGVAMGLILDGNRFAVLTDILGDEDHLGDMDFKVAGTANGITALQMDIKVQGITKEIMQVALAQAKEGRLHILSKMQEAMGSVRTELSAHAPRMVSFKIHPDKIREVIGKGGATIQALTKETGCSIDIKDDGTVTIASTSAEGMAEAKARIEGITAEAEVGKIYEGPVVKLLEFGALVNILPGKDGLLHISEISNERVKEVKDYLAEGQIVRVKLLAADERGRLRLSLKAAMADEGGTIAPLAGATEAVAEVAPASGESA; the protein is encoded by the coding sequence ATGACTATGTTTAAAAAAGCAGTTAAAAGTTTTCAATGGGGCAATCATCAAGTCACTATGGAAACAGGCGAGATTGCTCGTCAATCCGGTGGTGCCGTTATCGTTAACGTAGACGACACAGTAGTAATGGGTACAGTTGTTGCCTCTAAGTCTGCAAAGCCAGGCCAGTCTTTTTTCCCATTGACTGTTGATTACCTAGAAAAAACTTACGCAGCAGGCAAGATCCCCGGTGGATTCTTCCGCCGCGAAGGTCGTCCATCTGAAGGCGAGACGTTGATCTCCCGTTTGATTGACCGCCCATTGCGTCCTTTATTCCCAGAAGGTTTCTTGAACGAAGTTCAGGTTGTGGTGCACGTGTTGTCGATCAACCCAGACGTTCCTGCTGATATTCCTGCTTTGATCGCTGCATCTGCAGCCTTAGCTGTTTCAGGCATCCCATTTGCCGGCCCAGTTGGTGCAGCACGTGTTGGTTATGCAAATGGCCAATACCTCTTGAATCCGACACGTACAGAACAAGCTACTAGCGAACTCGATTTAATCGTTGCTGGTACACAGGCAGCTGTATTGATGGTTGAGTCTGAAGCAAATCAATTATCTGAAGAAGTGATGTTGGGCGCAGTTGTATATGGTCATGACCAAATGCAAACAGCGATCAACGCTATTAATGATTTAGTACGTGAAGCTGGCAAACCTGAGTGGGATTGGACTGCAGCTCCTAAAGATGAGCCATTCATCGCTAAGGTAACTGCATTGGCTGAAGCGCCATTGCGTGAGGCTTATCAGATTCGTCAAAAAGGCGCTCGTTCAGACAAGCTCAAAGAAATTTCTAAAGAAGTAATGGCTAAGTTATCCGAAGAGGGTGATGTTGATGCTGTTGCTGTGAGCGACATCATGTTTGAAATCGAAGCGAAGATTGTTCGTAGCCAGATTTTGAATGGTGAGCCACGTATCGATGGTCGTGATACACGTACAGTTCGTCCGATTGAAATTCGTAACGGCGTATTGCCACGTACACACGGTTCAGCATTGTTTACTCGTGGTGAAACTCAAGCATTGGTTGTTGCAACATTGGGTACTGCACGTGACGAGCAAATTATTGATGCGCTCGAAGGTGAATACCGCGATCGTTTCATGTTCCACTACAACATGCCTCCGTTTGCTACTGGCGAAACAGGTCGCGTAGGTAGCCCTAAGCGTCGTGAAATTGGTCACGGTCGTTTGGCTAAACGTGCATTGATTCCAGTATTGCCAAGTGCAGAAGATTTTGCATACAGCATTCGTGTGGTTTCAGAGATTACTGAGTCCAATGGCTCATCTTCAATGGCTTCTGTTTGCGGTGGCTGTTTAGCAATGATGGACGCTGGTGTTCCAGTTAAAGCGCACGTTGCTGGCGTAGCAATGGGCTTGATCCTTGATGGCAATCGTTTTGCTGTGTTGACAGACATCTTGGGTGACGAAGATCACTTAGGTGATATGGACTTTAAAGTTGCTGGTACAGCGAATGGTATTACTGCTTTGCAGATGGACATCAAAGTACAAGGTATCACTAAAGAAATTATGCAAGTAGCTTTGGCGCAAGCTAAAGAAGGCCGCTTGCACATCTTGAGCAAAATGCAAGAAGCGATGGGTTCAGTTCGTACAGAATTATCCGCACATGCTCCACGTATGGTTTCTTTCAAGATTCATCCAGACAAGATTCGTGAAGTAATCGGTAAAGGCGGCGCAACAATTCAAGCGTTGACTAAAGAAACTGGTTGCAGCATCGACATTAAAGATGACGGCACTGTAACTATTGCTTCTACATCTGCTGAAGGCATGGCAGAAGCAAAAGCACGCATTGAAGGCATTACTGCTGAAGCAGAAGTAGGCAAGATCTACGAAGGTCCAGTTGTGAAATTGCTTGAATTCGGCGCTTTGGTCAATATTCTTCCAGGCAAAGACGGCCTTTTGCACATCTCTGAAATCTCAAATGAGCGCGTAAAAGAAGTGAAGGACTATTTGGCTGAAGGTCAAATTGTTCGCGTGAAATTATTGGCTGCTGATGAGCGTGGCCGTTTACGTTTGTCATTGAAAGCTGCGATGGCTGATGAAGGTGGCACGATTGCTCCTTTAGCTGGCGCAACTGAAGCAGTGGCTGAAGTTGCTCCTGCATCTGGCGAGTCTGCTTAA
- a CDS encoding NADH-quinone oxidoreductase subunit B, with amino-acid sequence MALEGVLKEGFVTTTADQLINWTRNGSLWPMTFGLACCAVEMMHAGASRYDLDRFGVVFRPSPRQSDLMIVAGTLCNKMAPALRKVYDQMPEPRWVISMGSCANGGGYYHNSYSVVRGCDRIVPVDIYVPGCPPTAEALIYGIIQLQSKIARTSTIARKA; translated from the coding sequence ATGGCATTAGAAGGCGTTCTCAAAGAAGGTTTTGTTACCACTACAGCAGACCAGTTGATTAACTGGACTCGTAATGGTTCTTTATGGCCCATGACTTTCGGTCTTGCCTGCTGCGCGGTAGAAATGATGCATGCTGGCGCATCTCGTTATGACTTAGACCGTTTTGGCGTGGTATTTCGCCCATCACCACGTCAATCAGATTTAATGATTGTGGCCGGTACTTTATGTAACAAGATGGCTCCAGCTTTGCGTAAGGTTTACGACCAAATGCCTGAACCACGTTGGGTAATCTCAATGGGATCTTGTGCGAATGGCGGTGGCTACTACCACAACTCGTATTCAGTTGTTCGCGGTTGTGACCGTATCGTGCCAGTTGATATTTATGTTCCTGGTTGCCCTCCAACTGCGGAAGCATTGATCTATGGAATTATTCAGCTGCAATCCAAGATCGCACGTACCAGCACGATTGCGCGGAAGGCTTAA
- a CDS encoding NAD(P)H-quinone oxidoreductase encodes MRVIEIKEFGAPEMLVPTNRPDPVAPAAGTGEILIKVLAAGINRPDVLQRKGHYPVPAGASDIPGLEVAGEIVGGDLSHSDNVFGLKLGDKVCALVQGGGYAELCTAPVAQCLPYPKGFSDQEAAALPETFYTVWSNVFMRGELAEGETLLVQGGSSGIGVTAILIAKALGHKVFVTAGTDEKCAACVALGADLAINYKTQDFVEEVKKATDGKGVNVILDMVTGAYVQKEIDCLADDGRIVIIAIQGGSKAEVSTNQILRRRLTITGSTLRPRPVSFKKQITKQLFEHVWPLLNAGKLKPVIYKTFTLDQAADAHALMESSEHVGKIVLTV; translated from the coding sequence ATGCGCGTAATTGAAATCAAAGAATTTGGTGCGCCAGAAATGTTGGTGCCAACCAATCGCCCTGATCCAGTAGCTCCGGCTGCTGGAACTGGTGAAATTTTGATCAAAGTTTTAGCTGCTGGAATTAATCGTCCAGACGTTTTACAACGCAAAGGGCATTACCCAGTTCCAGCAGGTGCATCTGATATTCCCGGTCTTGAAGTTGCAGGTGAGATTGTCGGTGGTGATTTATCTCACTCTGACAATGTATTTGGATTAAAGCTTGGCGATAAGGTGTGTGCATTAGTTCAAGGTGGTGGCTATGCAGAACTATGTACCGCACCTGTTGCTCAGTGCCTGCCATATCCTAAAGGTTTTAGCGACCAAGAGGCAGCAGCTTTACCTGAAACGTTCTACACCGTTTGGAGCAATGTCTTCATGCGTGGTGAATTAGCTGAAGGCGAAACTTTGCTGGTTCAAGGCGGCTCTAGCGGCATTGGTGTTACTGCGATCTTGATTGCAAAAGCCTTGGGGCACAAAGTATTTGTAACGGCCGGTACTGATGAAAAGTGTGCTGCTTGCGTGGCTTTAGGTGCTGATCTTGCCATCAATTACAAGACACAAGACTTTGTTGAGGAAGTCAAAAAAGCTACAGATGGCAAGGGTGTAAACGTCATTCTGGATATGGTTACCGGCGCTTACGTGCAAAAAGAAATCGATTGCCTGGCTGATGATGGCCGCATCGTGATCATTGCCATCCAGGGTGGCTCTAAAGCTGAAGTGAGTACCAATCAGATTTTGCGTCGACGCTTGACTATTACTGGTTCAACATTGCGTCCGCGCCCCGTTTCTTTTAAGAAGCAAATTACCAAGCAGCTCTTTGAACATGTTTGGCCTTTGCTGAATGCGGGCAAACTCAAGCCCGTTATTTATAAGACATTTACGCTAGATCAGGCTGCTGATGCTCATGCATTGATGGAGTCGTCTGAGCACGTTGGCAAAATCGTTTTAACTGTCTAG
- the rpsO gene encoding 30S ribosomal protein S15 → MAVADIKTAEIVKENARSANDTGSPEVQVSLLTARINELTPHFKANAKDHHSRRGLLKMVSRRRRLLDYLKGKDLDRYRALIEKLGLRK, encoded by the coding sequence ATGGCAGTTGCTGATATTAAAACGGCGGAAATCGTCAAAGAAAACGCGCGCAGCGCAAACGATACGGGTAGCCCTGAAGTTCAAGTTTCATTGCTTACAGCCCGCATCAATGAATTAACCCCCCATTTCAAGGCTAACGCTAAAGATCATCACAGCCGTCGTGGTTTGTTGAAGATGGTTTCACGTCGCCGTCGCCTCTTGGATTACCTCAAAGGCAAAGATTTGGATCGCTATCGCGCATTGATTGAGAAATTAGGTCTCCGTAAGTAA
- the ilvC gene encoding ketol-acid reductoisomerase, whose protein sequence is MKVFYDKDADLSLIKGKKVTIIGYGSQGHAHALNLKDSGVNVTVGLRKDGASWSKAANAGLTVKEVGEAVKDADVVMMLLPDEQIADVYNKEVHGNIKQGAALAFAHGFNVHYGQVQPRADLDVIMIAPKAPGHTVRGTYAQGGGVPHLIAVYQDKSGSARDVALSYATANGGGRAGIIETNFREETETDLFGEQAVLCGGAVELIKAGFETLVEAGYAPEMAYFECLHELKLIVDLIYEGGIANMNYSISNNAEYGEYVTGPRVVTEDTKNAMRQCLKDIQTGEYAKSFILENKAGAPTLISRRRLNAEHDIEVVGAKLRAMMPWIAKNKLVDQTKN, encoded by the coding sequence ATGAAAGTTTTTTACGATAAAGACGCTGATTTGTCCCTTATTAAGGGCAAGAAAGTCACCATCATTGGTTATGGTTCACAAGGTCACGCGCACGCATTGAACCTCAAAGATTCTGGCGTTAACGTTACCGTTGGTTTGCGTAAAGATGGCGCTTCCTGGAGCAAAGCCGCAAATGCTGGCTTGACAGTAAAAGAAGTTGGCGAAGCTGTTAAAGACGCAGACGTAGTTATGATGTTGTTGCCTGATGAGCAAATCGCTGATGTTTACAACAAGGAAGTTCACGGCAATATCAAGCAGGGCGCTGCCCTTGCTTTTGCTCACGGCTTTAACGTTCACTACGGTCAAGTTCAGCCACGTGCTGATTTGGATGTCATCATGATCGCTCCGAAAGCGCCTGGTCACACTGTTCGTGGCACATACGCACAAGGTGGCGGTGTTCCTCATTTGATCGCCGTTTACCAAGATAAATCTGGTTCAGCGCGCGATGTTGCTTTGTCATATGCAACTGCTAACGGCGGTGGCCGTGCTGGCATCATCGAAACCAACTTCCGCGAAGAAACTGAAACTGACTTGTTCGGTGAACAGGCTGTTCTTTGTGGTGGCGCTGTTGAGTTGATCAAGGCTGGTTTTGAAACTTTGGTTGAGGCTGGTTACGCTCCTGAGATGGCTTACTTCGAGTGCTTGCATGAGCTCAAGTTGATCGTTGACTTGATCTACGAAGGTGGTATCGCCAACATGAACTATTCAATCTCTAATAATGCTGAGTACGGTGAGTATGTCACTGGCCCACGCGTTGTTACAGAAGACACTAAGAATGCAATGCGTCAGTGCTTGAAAGATATTCAAACTGGTGAGTACGCAAAGAGCTTCATCTTGGAAAACAAAGCAGGTGCGCCTACTTTGATTTCACGTCGTCGTTTGAATGCAGAGCATGACATCGAAGTGGTTGGCGCTAAATTGCGCGCTATGATGCCTTGGATTGCGAAGAACAAATTGGTTGACCAAACTAAGAACTAA
- the tpiA gene encoding triose-phosphate isomerase, giving the protein MRPLIVIGNWKMNGSLASNQDWVKIVARGMESGMPSGRKYAVCPPFPYLPQCAELIKAHSLAFLSLGAQDASAYSSGAYTGEVSAPMLKEVGCTYVIVGHSERRQLHQEVDEVVAAKALQVLDNGMTPVICVGETADERNSGRAEEIVCSQVAKQVSVLQDRLADCLIAYEPVWAIGTGKVASAQVAQDMHHAIRQQLAEFNEDVASHVGILYGGSVKPDNAVELFAMPDIDGGLVGGASLNPQDFLAICQA; this is encoded by the coding sequence ATGCGACCACTCATCGTTATCGGCAATTGGAAAATGAATGGCAGTCTTGCAAGTAATCAAGACTGGGTCAAGATCGTTGCTCGTGGCATGGAGAGTGGTATGCCCTCAGGTCGTAAATATGCCGTATGTCCACCATTTCCATATTTGCCTCAATGTGCTGAGTTAATTAAAGCGCATTCTCTAGCGTTTTTGAGCTTAGGAGCGCAAGATGCATCTGCTTACAGTTCTGGCGCATATACCGGTGAGGTATCCGCGCCAATGCTCAAAGAAGTTGGCTGTACTTACGTCATTGTTGGTCACTCTGAACGTCGTCAATTGCATCAAGAGGTTGATGAGGTAGTTGCTGCTAAAGCGCTTCAAGTTCTGGATAACGGTATGACGCCAGTCATTTGTGTTGGTGAGACGGCGGATGAAAGAAATTCTGGTCGAGCAGAAGAGATTGTTTGCTCACAAGTTGCCAAGCAGGTTAGCGTTCTTCAAGATCGACTGGCTGACTGCCTGATTGCTTATGAGCCAGTTTGGGCAATTGGTACCGGTAAGGTTGCTAGCGCTCAGGTAGCGCAGGATATGCATCACGCTATTCGTCAGCAGTTAGCTGAATTTAATGAGGACGTCGCTTCGCATGTAGGAATTTTGTATGGCGGTAGTGTCAAACCTGACAATGCCGTTGAATTGTTTGCCATGCCGGATATTGATGGTGGATTGGTTGGGGGTGCTTCACTGAATCCTCAGGACTTTCTAGCCATCTGTCAGGCATAG
- a CDS encoding phosphatidylserine decarboxylase gives MMYPHPIIAKEGWPYLALVGAVTLLVHYLGGIAWSWPLWIIFIFVLQFFRDPQRIPAMGRDLVLSPADGRIVVVEKTNDPYAGREALKISVFMNVFNVHSNRSAVNGLVKEVQYFPGKFVNADLDKASTENERNAVVIDANGQIVTLVQVAGLIARRILCYIHVGDRLKAGERYGFIRFGSRVDVYLPLTAEPLVSVGDKVFATNTALARLPGLD, from the coding sequence ATGATGTATCCGCACCCCATTATTGCGAAAGAAGGTTGGCCGTATTTAGCGTTAGTGGGGGCAGTGACTTTACTTGTTCACTATCTCGGTGGCATAGCGTGGTCATGGCCTCTGTGGATTATCTTTATCTTTGTTCTGCAGTTCTTCCGCGACCCACAACGTATTCCTGCAATGGGCCGCGATCTTGTTTTGTCCCCGGCTGATGGTCGCATTGTGGTGGTTGAAAAAACCAATGATCCTTATGCTGGTCGTGAAGCGCTGAAAATTAGCGTATTCATGAACGTATTCAATGTCCACTCTAATCGCAGCGCGGTGAATGGCTTGGTGAAGGAAGTGCAATATTTCCCTGGCAAGTTCGTCAATGCTGATTTAGATAAGGCGTCTACAGAGAATGAGCGTAATGCCGTAGTAATTGATGCCAATGGTCAAATCGTGACTTTGGTTCAGGTTGCCGGCTTAATTGCACGCCGTATTCTTTGTTATATACATGTTGGCGACCGCCTTAAAGCCGGTGAGCGCTATGGTTTTATTCGCTTTGGTTCGCGTGTTGATGTGTATTTACCTCTAACAGCCGAACCATTAGTGAGTGTTGGTGATAAAGTATTTGCAACAAATACCGCTTTGGCGCGTTTGCCTGGTTTAGATTGA
- the pssA gene encoding CDP-diacylglycerol--serine O-phosphatidyltransferase, whose amino-acid sequence MTTFRRRGRIDRSRLSHKHTPISNEEWAEELGDGIDYEVEELHPQKPRLRSKGIYLLPNAFTTAALFCGFFAIVNAMNHQFEMAAIAIFASLVLDGMDGRVARMTNTQSAFGEQYDSLADMVSFGVAPALVAYEWALKDLGKWGWLAAFTYCAGAALRLARFNVNTGVVDKKFFQGLPSPAAGALMAGFIWLADDNKIPVRDTAIPWVTFFIAVYAGLTMVSNARFYSGKALDVRYRVPFGVMVLMILTFVLISSNPPLTLFGLFVVYSISGYVIWAWERLSGKRFS is encoded by the coding sequence TTGACAACATTTCGCCGTCGTGGTCGCATAGACCGTAGCCGTCTCTCCCATAAACATACACCCATTTCCAACGAGGAATGGGCAGAGGAGTTGGGTGATGGAATTGATTACGAAGTAGAAGAGTTGCACCCTCAAAAGCCCCGCTTACGCAGCAAGGGGATTTACCTCCTACCAAACGCATTCACCACCGCAGCTTTGTTTTGCGGTTTCTTTGCTATTGTGAATGCGATGAACCATCAATTTGAGATGGCGGCAATCGCGATCTTTGCATCTTTAGTCTTGGATGGCATGGATGGCCGTGTAGCGCGTATGACTAATACTCAGAGTGCTTTTGGCGAGCAGTACGACTCTTTGGCAGATATGGTTTCCTTTGGTGTTGCACCTGCATTGGTTGCATATGAGTGGGCCTTAAAAGATTTGGGTAAATGGGGCTGGTTGGCTGCATTTACATACTGCGCTGGCGCTGCTTTACGTTTAGCGCGTTTTAATGTGAACACAGGCGTCGTGGATAAGAAGTTTTTCCAAGGTTTGCCAAGCCCAGCAGCTGGGGCTTTAATGGCCGGCTTTATCTGGTTGGCTGATGACAACAAGATTCCGGTGCGTGACACTGCGATTCCTTGGGTAACTTTCTTCATTGCGGTCTATGCCGGTTTAACGATGGTTTCCAATGCCCGTTTTTATAGTGGCAAAGCCTTAGACGTTCGCTACCGCGTGCCTTTTGGTGTGATGGTTTTGATGATTTTGACCTTTGTTCTAATCTCATCTAACCCGCCATTAACCCTATTTGGTTTGTTTGTGGTGTATTCCATATCCGGCTATGTGATTTGGGCCTGGGAACGACTCAGTGGAAAGCGTTTTAGCTAA